In Bradyrhizobium lablabi, one DNA window encodes the following:
- a CDS encoding carboxymuconolactone decarboxylase family protein yields MDTSELYARGLSRRKKLFGEAEVEKRMGAAGEFGAPLQNIINAYVYGDIWERTGLSDAVRSLVMLGITAAGNKPAEFRVHAKGALANGCSKEQVQDVLLLVAMYCGIPAAIETNRIASEIFGEMPESAKP; encoded by the coding sequence ATGGACACCAGTGAATTATACGCGCGGGGCCTCTCCCGCCGCAAAAAGCTGTTCGGCGAGGCCGAGGTGGAGAAGCGCATGGGCGCTGCCGGCGAATTCGGCGCGCCGCTGCAGAACATCATCAACGCCTACGTCTATGGCGACATCTGGGAGCGGACGGGCCTATCGGACGCCGTCCGCAGCCTGGTCATGCTCGGGATCACGGCTGCCGGCAACAAGCCCGCCGAATTCCGCGTCCACGCCAAGGGCGCGCTGGCGAACGGGTGCAGCAAGGAGCAGGTGCAGGATGTGCTGCTATTGGTCGCGATGTATTGCGGCATTCCGGCCGCGATCGAGACCAATCGCATCGCCTCCGAGATTTTTGGCGAGATGCCCGAATCCGCGAAGCCCTAG
- a CDS encoding alpha/beta hydrolase, translated as MTKFLLVCFLLSAITGASVGGRDAASSDIAANQVQAGLALDGSDAPPAAPAPADAAPSAAAPAAAAPDQSQVCAGVSFTRGLKYGESDQNVLDVAAGDSKESSPHPVLVFVAGESFAAGASDAAGPLRDEVLCFAAHHGMVGVRVNYRLAPENPWPAATKDVAAAISWLHQNVDLFGGSRDEIIAIGYSVGAFHVASLLAHPELQERDSDVAAVVLVSGIYRPSPDASAAEKSYFGADVSKYDARSAFPGILNIETPILLAWSVLDPPRLVAQGEKLKELLCNSHTHCPHTAILKNKDGLAPAFGLDPSGGSLAQPTLELVREIEARGMP; from the coding sequence ATGACAAAATTTCTTCTTGTTTGCTTTCTGCTGAGCGCAATCACTGGGGCATCGGTTGGTGGCCGCGATGCCGCTTCATCGGACATCGCGGCCAATCAGGTGCAAGCCGGCCTTGCGCTCGACGGCTCGGACGCGCCCCCGGCAGCCCCTGCGCCGGCCGACGCGGCGCCTTCCGCCGCAGCTCCTGCGGCGGCGGCGCCGGATCAATCGCAAGTTTGCGCCGGCGTGTCGTTTACCCGCGGCTTGAAATATGGCGAGAGCGACCAGAACGTGCTGGACGTCGCGGCGGGCGATTCGAAGGAATCATCGCCGCATCCGGTGCTGGTGTTCGTCGCCGGCGAAAGTTTTGCGGCCGGGGCGAGCGACGCCGCGGGCCCGCTGCGCGATGAGGTTTTGTGCTTTGCAGCGCACCACGGCATGGTCGGTGTCAGGGTGAACTACCGGCTCGCGCCGGAAAACCCCTGGCCCGCCGCCACCAAAGATGTCGCGGCGGCGATCTCCTGGCTGCATCAGAACGTCGACCTGTTCGGCGGCAGCCGCGACGAGATCATCGCGATCGGCTACTCCGTCGGCGCCTTTCACGTCGCGAGCCTTCTCGCCCATCCGGAATTACAGGAGCGCGACTCCGACGTCGCAGCAGTCGTGCTGGTGTCGGGCATCTACCGTCCAAGCCCCGACGCCAGCGCCGCCGAAAAATCCTATTTCGGCGCGGACGTGAGCAAATATGACGCGCGATCGGCCTTTCCCGGCATCCTGAACATCGAGACGCCGATCCTGCTCGCCTGGTCGGTGCTCGACCCGCCGCGCCTGGTCGCGCAGGGTGAAAAGCTGAAAGAGCTGCTCTGCAACTCCCACACCCATTGCCCGCACACGGCAATCCTGAAGAACAAGGACGGTCTCGCCCCCGCCTTCGGGCTCGATCCTTCCGGCGGCAGCCTGGCGCAGCCGACGCTGGAACTGGTGCGGGAAATCGAAGCCCGCGGCATGCCGTGA
- a CDS encoding Bug family tripartite tricarboxylate transporter substrate binding protein produces the protein MKLRSIVLAGFVFLGLAAPQAAAAADDYPQRQIKIIVPFPAGAGPDQVARLLGQHLQEAFGQTVVIENRAGALGSIGAQEVARAAPDGYTLLMGTNTTQAANVAMLKNLAYDPAKDFAPIIRTTTTAMVLVVKPDFPAKNLAEFMDYARAHPNMTAGYGSGASQISIGQLQSRGGLSVIAASYRGVPQAVTDVMGGAINLAFADFSLAIPQMKGGTLRGIGVTSPARNELTPDLPPLSEAMPGFEATIWYGLLAPVGTPAPVVNKLYTESEKFLTMPSTREKLASVGVIVSPMGPDEFGTFIRSEIARWTAECKAAGIEPQ, from the coding sequence ATGAAGCTGCGCTCGATCGTTCTCGCCGGTTTTGTCTTTTTGGGACTTGCGGCGCCGCAAGCCGCCGCGGCCGCCGACGACTACCCGCAACGTCAGATCAAAATCATCGTGCCGTTTCCCGCCGGCGCCGGCCCGGACCAGGTCGCGCGCCTGCTCGGCCAGCATCTGCAGGAAGCGTTCGGGCAGACGGTCGTGATCGAGAACCGCGCCGGCGCGCTTGGCTCCATCGGCGCGCAAGAGGTCGCGCGCGCCGCACCCGACGGCTACACGCTGTTGATGGGAACCAACACCACCCAGGCCGCCAACGTCGCGATGCTGAAGAATCTCGCTTACGACCCGGCAAAGGATTTCGCCCCCATCATCCGCACCACGACGACGGCGATGGTCTTGGTGGTCAAGCCGGATTTCCCGGCGAAAAACCTCGCGGAGTTCATGGATTATGCGCGCGCGCATCCGAACATGACGGCAGGCTACGGCTCCGGCGCATCGCAAATATCGATCGGGCAGTTGCAGAGCCGCGGCGGCCTGTCGGTGATCGCGGCGTCCTATCGCGGCGTGCCGCAGGCCGTCACCGACGTGATGGGCGGCGCGATCAATCTGGCGTTTGCGGATTTTTCCCTCGCGATCCCGCAGATGAAAGGCGGCACGCTGCGCGGCATCGGCGTGACATCGCCGGCGCGCAACGAACTGACGCCGGACCTTCCGCCGCTTTCCGAAGCCATGCCCGGTTTCGAGGCCACCATCTGGTATGGATTATTGGCCCCAGTGGGAACGCCCGCGCCTGTCGTCAACAAGCTCTACACCGAAAGCGAGAAATTTCTCACGATGCCGTCGACCCGGGAAAAACTCGCGAGCGTCGGCGTGATCGTCTCGCCGATGGGCCCCGACGAATTTGGCACCTTCATCCGCAGCGAGATCGCGCGCTGGACCGCGGAATGCAAGGCTGCCGGCATTGAACCGCAATGA
- a CDS encoding tautomerase family protein: MPLVRIDLQKGKDASYRQKAGQIVYEAMVASTGVPKNDHFQIIGEHSADNFIFDPDYLGIHRTGDLIFVQIFFNEGRSVAQKQALYKAIAEGLSTALQLRPEDVFISLVEVKKENWSFGNGVAQYAS; the protein is encoded by the coding sequence ATGCCGCTGGTACGTATCGACCTGCAAAAGGGAAAAGACGCGAGCTACCGGCAAAAGGCCGGCCAGATCGTTTATGAGGCGATGGTGGCCAGCACCGGCGTCCCCAAAAACGACCATTTTCAGATCATCGGCGAGCACTCCGCCGACAACTTCATCTTTGACCCGGACTATCTCGGCATCCATCGCACGGGCGACCTGATCTTCGTGCAGATTTTCTTCAATGAAGGACGCTCGGTTGCGCAGAAGCAGGCGCTCTACAAGGCGATCGCCGAGGGACTCTCAACCGCGCTGCAGCTTCGGCCCGAGGATGTCTTCATCAGCCTCGTCGAGGTGAAGAAAGAGAACTGGTCGTTCGGCAACGGCGTCGCTCAATACGCATCCTGA
- the hydA gene encoding dihydropyrimidinase encodes MTNLIIRGGTVVNHDHSHPADVLIDGETIVAIGTAIDAPTGAQTIDAGGCYVMPGGIDPHTHLEMPFMGTVTADDFEWGTKAALAGGTTMVVDFCLPDPGQSMLAAYQDWRRKSEKAASDYGFHMAVTSWSKQVFDEMEIVVKTYGINTFKHFMAYKGALMVNDDELYNSFARCAHLGAMPLVHAENGDVVARMQEALLGRGVTGPEGHAYSRPPEVEGEATNRAIMIADMTGAPLYVVHTSCREAHEAIARARAGGKRVYGEPLIQHLLLDAGEYQNKSWNHAAQRVMSPPFRDKSHQDSLWAGLQSGSLQVVATDHCAFTTDQKRLGVGDFRKIPNGTGGLEDRMPLLWTAGVTTGRLTKEEFVAVTSSNIARILNVYPRKGRIAVGSDADVVVWDPSASKTISAKKQMSRIDYNVFEGFSCTGGPAVTLSRGKIAWKDGELRAEKGDGKYVERPPFSPVHVANSTWKQQTAPQAVRRADVTP; translated from the coding sequence ATGACCAATCTCATCATCCGCGGCGGCACGGTTGTGAATCATGATCATTCGCACCCTGCCGATGTCCTCATCGACGGCGAGACCATTGTCGCGATCGGCACCGCGATCGATGCGCCCACAGGCGCGCAAACGATCGACGCCGGCGGCTGCTATGTGATGCCGGGCGGCATCGATCCGCATACCCATCTCGAAATGCCGTTCATGGGGACCGTCACAGCGGATGATTTCGAATGGGGCACCAAGGCGGCGCTGGCCGGCGGCACCACCATGGTGGTCGATTTCTGCCTTCCCGATCCCGGACAATCGATGCTGGCGGCGTATCAGGACTGGCGGCGCAAATCGGAAAAGGCGGCGAGCGACTACGGCTTCCACATGGCGGTGACCTCGTGGTCGAAGCAGGTGTTCGACGAAATGGAGATCGTGGTCAAGACCTACGGCATCAACACCTTCAAGCATTTCATGGCCTACAAGGGCGCGCTGATGGTGAACGACGACGAGCTCTACAACTCGTTCGCGCGCTGCGCCCATCTCGGCGCCATGCCGCTGGTGCACGCCGAAAACGGCGACGTCGTGGCGCGGATGCAGGAGGCGCTGCTCGGGCGCGGCGTCACCGGCCCTGAGGGCCATGCTTATTCGCGGCCGCCGGAAGTCGAGGGCGAGGCCACCAACCGCGCCATCATGATTGCCGACATGACCGGCGCGCCGCTCTATGTCGTGCATACCAGCTGCCGCGAGGCGCATGAGGCGATCGCACGCGCGCGCGCCGGCGGCAAGCGCGTCTATGGCGAGCCGTTGATCCAGCATCTCCTGCTCGATGCGGGTGAATATCAGAACAAGAGCTGGAACCATGCCGCCCAGCGCGTGATGTCGCCGCCATTCCGCGACAAGTCGCACCAGGACTCGCTCTGGGCAGGACTCCAATCCGGTTCGCTGCAGGTGGTCGCGACCGACCACTGCGCATTCACCACCGACCAGAAACGGCTCGGCGTCGGTGACTTCCGCAAGATCCCGAACGGCACCGGCGGCCTCGAAGACCGCATGCCGTTGCTCTGGACCGCGGGCGTCACTACCGGCCGATTGACAAAAGAAGAATTCGTCGCGGTGACCTCTTCCAACATCGCCCGCATCCTCAACGTCTATCCGAGAAAGGGGCGGATCGCGGTGGGCTCCGACGCCGACGTCGTGGTGTGGGACCCGTCCGCAAGTAAGACGATCAGCGCCAAAAAACAAATGAGCCGCATCGACTACAATGTGTTTGAAGGTTTCTCCTGCACCGGCGGACCGGCGGTCACGCTATCGCGCGGAAAAATCGCCTGGAAGGACGGCGAGCTTCGCGCCGAGAAGGGCGATGGAAAATATGTCGAGCGGCCGCCGTTCTCACCGGTCCATGTCGCGAATTCGACGTGGAAACAGCAGACCGCGCCGCAAGCGGTAAGGCGGGCTGACGTAACACCGTGA
- a CDS encoding MarR family winged helix-turn-helix transcriptional regulator: MRTTQRAILSQIARTGRPPVGELAAALVMDRGALTHNLKPLERDGLVEIRVDPDDRRNRLIALTKAGRAKLAESEPLWQRAQDGFEAAFGAAKSATLRKALEHIVSEEFVAAFAHRD; the protein is encoded by the coding sequence TTGCGGACCACTCAGCGGGCGATCCTCAGTCAGATCGCTCGGACCGGCCGCCCGCCGGTAGGAGAACTCGCCGCGGCGCTGGTCATGGACCGCGGCGCGCTCACGCATAATCTAAAACCTCTCGAGCGCGACGGGCTTGTCGAAATCCGGGTCGATCCGGACGACCGCCGCAACCGCCTGATCGCTTTGACAAAAGCGGGGCGGGCAAAACTCGCCGAGTCGGAACCGCTCTGGCAGCGGGCGCAGGATGGATTCGAGGCGGCCTTTGGAGCCGCCAAGTCGGCGACGCTGCGCAAGGCGCTTGAGCATATCGTTTCGGAGGAATTTGTCGCAGCCTTCGCCCATCGCGATTGA
- a CDS encoding SDR family NAD(P)-dependent oxidoreductase: MELKDRGIRVNTLSPGAVDTPIIDGQFKSKDEADGARAFFAGITPLGRIGRPEEMASAILFLASDDSSYSTGIDLVADGGITQV; this comes from the coding sequence ATGGAATTGAAGGACCGCGGCATCCGCGTCAACACGCTGTCGCCGGGCGCTGTCGATACGCCGATCATCGATGGCCAGTTCAAGAGTAAGGACGAGGCCGACGGCGCGCGCGCCTTCTTTGCCGGCATCACGCCGCTCGGCCGCATCGGCCGCCCGGAAGAGATGGCGTCGGCCATTCTGTTCCTGGCATCGGACGACAGCAGCTACTCCACCGGCATCGATCTCGTTGCCGATGGCGGCATCACGCAGGTCTGA
- a CDS encoding ABC transporter substrate-binding protein, which produces MSFRTLILGKTLMVGAVICLSSFAAPSSQAEPASCPSPIPLGLTTALTGNLALLGTQARNGVEFAVDEINAGGGIAGKKFSLTSEDTGASSTDALNAMNRILEGKPLVIFGSMISPHVFAQTEVVTKSETPFLVGATNAKVTAQGSPWLFRTHVHDGQLADLIPEYLVKSLKMAKPGIMAVADDYGLGASKGIQAALAKLNVAPVAVTSYAPSDKDMSAQLLEIKDKGADSLILFGRPADVTLVMKQMGDLGIKLTTIGNSSLVAQTTLNNLSAAEADGSYAIGGMIPQTSIDAKILDWSKRVLEKYKVPADNFTVSYYDTVYMLKSIIEKVGCDKGAIRDALAATKDWKGMLINYQADKQGDLAHMLGIYRNKGKMPELTGPIKESGY; this is translated from the coding sequence ATGTCGTTTAGAACGTTGATATTAGGCAAGACCTTGATGGTGGGTGCCGTCATCTGCCTGTCTTCATTCGCCGCGCCCTCCTCGCAAGCCGAGCCCGCAAGCTGCCCCTCGCCGATCCCGCTCGGCCTGACCACCGCGCTCACCGGCAATCTGGCATTGCTCGGCACCCAGGCGCGCAACGGCGTCGAATTCGCGGTCGACGAGATCAACGCCGGCGGCGGCATCGCCGGCAAGAAATTTTCGTTGACGAGCGAAGATACCGGCGCGTCATCCACCGATGCGCTCAACGCGATGAACCGCATTCTCGAGGGCAAGCCGCTCGTCATCTTCGGATCGATGATCAGCCCGCATGTGTTCGCGCAGACCGAGGTCGTGACCAAATCGGAAACGCCGTTCCTGGTCGGCGCCACCAATGCGAAAGTCACGGCGCAGGGCAGCCCGTGGCTGTTCCGCACCCATGTCCATGACGGCCAGCTCGCCGACCTCATTCCGGAATATCTGGTGAAGTCGCTCAAGATGGCAAAACCCGGCATCATGGCGGTGGCCGACGATTACGGGCTCGGCGCCTCCAAGGGCATTCAGGCCGCGCTTGCAAAACTCAACGTGGCGCCGGTCGCGGTGACGTCCTATGCGCCGTCGGACAAGGACATGAGCGCGCAATTGCTCGAGATCAAGGACAAGGGCGCCGACAGTCTGATCCTGTTCGGCCGCCCGGCCGACGTGACACTGGTGATGAAGCAGATGGGTGATCTCGGCATCAAGCTGACGACGATCGGCAATTCGAGCCTCGTCGCGCAGACCACGCTGAACAACCTCTCCGCCGCTGAAGCCGACGGCAGCTATGCGATCGGCGGCATGATCCCGCAGACTTCGATCGACGCCAAGATTCTCGACTGGTCAAAGCGCGTGCTGGAAAAATACAAGGTGCCGGCCGATAATTTCACGGTGTCGTATTACGACACGGTCTACATGCTGAAATCGATCATCGAGAAGGTGGGTTGCGACAAGGGCGCGATCCGTGACGCACTGGCCGCGACCAAAGACTGGAAGGGCATGCTGATCAACTATCAGGCTGACAAGCAAGGCGACCTCGCGCACATGCTCGGGATCTATCGCAACAAGGGCAAGATGCCCGAACTGACCGGCCCGATCAAAGAGAGCGGATACTGA
- a CDS encoding NAD(P)-dependent oxidoreductase: MPVNAPVGIIGLGLMGTALSARLIDAKVPVIGFDIEASQCDRLKASGGMVATSVRELAGATQTLMIAVYDGEQADALFGEIVSGAGSARPIVICTTTCAPDEIFRLSQRASRSGIPLVEAPISGTSAEVRHGTATALLAGDAGTLDAVGALVEILCPRSLRVGAIGDASRTKLAINLILQNNRAALAEGIAFAERLGLNGHAFLAAARQSAAYSRVMETKGEKMLMRDFRPDSHIAQTLKDAELILAEAGRLGMRLPMTTTQADLLRAAIALESPDSDSAAVIEAIRQPAAGVLR; this comes from the coding sequence ATGCCCGTGAATGCGCCCGTCGGGATCATTGGCCTCGGCCTGATGGGCACCGCGCTGTCCGCGCGTTTGATCGACGCCAAGGTTCCGGTGATCGGGTTCGATATCGAAGCGTCCCAATGCGACAGGCTGAAGGCCAGCGGCGGCATGGTCGCAACATCGGTGCGTGAACTCGCCGGCGCAACGCAAACGCTCATGATCGCCGTCTATGATGGCGAACAGGCCGACGCGCTGTTCGGCGAAATTGTCAGCGGCGCGGGCTCCGCGCGGCCGATCGTGATCTGCACGACGACCTGCGCGCCCGACGAAATTTTTCGCCTTTCCCAGCGCGCGTCGAGATCAGGCATTCCGCTGGTGGAGGCGCCGATATCGGGCACCAGCGCGGAAGTGCGCCACGGCACCGCCACGGCGCTGCTCGCGGGCGACGCCGGCACGCTCGACGCCGTCGGCGCGCTCGTGGAGATTCTCTGTCCGCGCAGCTTGCGGGTCGGCGCCATCGGCGATGCCAGCCGGACAAAACTCGCGATCAACCTGATCCTGCAGAACAACCGCGCGGCGCTGGCGGAAGGAATTGCCTTCGCCGAGCGCCTTGGATTGAATGGACACGCCTTTCTGGCGGCGGCACGACAATCGGCGGCGTATTCGCGCGTGATGGAAACCAAGGGTGAAAAAATGCTGATGCGCGATTTTCGGCCCGACTCGCATATCGCGCAGACCTTGAAGGACGCCGAATTGATTCTTGCGGAGGCCGGGCGGCTGGGCATGCGGCTCCCGATGACCACGACGCAGGCCGACCTGTTGCGCGCGGCGATCGCGCTTGAAAGTCCGGACAGCGACAGCGCCGCGGTGATCGAGGCGATCCGGCAACCGGCTGCGGGAGTTTTGCGATGA
- a CDS encoding GntR family transcriptional regulator, which yields MAPKTKHRTSTRYRDIAAELQKEIRLGTYAVGKLLPTETELMARYSASRQTVREALRILLEQGLIIRRAGLGSVVIAAEPPVLFTHSVKSLNEWLRYSNETYRQVVRSSEIVADRKLAGMLKCELGKRWFLIEAIRRSDEFAAPLGWTEIYVLRKFAGVVKRRDHGRTPVHEQIAKMYGETIEYAQLEVFARGLPTKLAKPLQAKPGSPALTMVRRYYGLREELFEVTVTTHPEGRYIYTMDMQRSLRPAP from the coding sequence TTGGCGCCTAAGACAAAACACCGCACATCGACGCGCTATCGCGACATCGCGGCCGAGCTGCAGAAGGAAATCCGGCTCGGCACTTACGCCGTCGGTAAATTGTTGCCGACCGAGACCGAATTGATGGCGCGCTATTCGGCGAGCCGACAGACCGTGCGCGAGGCCTTGCGGATCCTGCTCGAACAAGGCCTGATCATCCGCCGCGCCGGCCTGGGTTCGGTGGTGATCGCGGCCGAGCCGCCGGTATTGTTCACCCATAGCGTCAAGTCACTGAATGAATGGCTGCGCTATTCGAACGAGACCTATCGGCAGGTGGTTCGCTCCAGCGAAATCGTCGCCGACCGCAAGCTCGCTGGCATGCTGAAATGCGAACTGGGCAAGCGCTGGTTCCTGATCGAGGCCATTCGCCGCTCGGATGAATTCGCCGCACCGCTGGGCTGGACCGAGATCTATGTGCTGCGGAAATTTGCAGGCGTCGTGAAACGGCGCGATCACGGCCGCACGCCCGTGCATGAGCAGATCGCAAAGATGTACGGCGAGACCATCGAATACGCGCAGCTCGAAGTTTTCGCGCGCGGCCTGCCCACGAAACTGGCAAAACCGCTGCAGGCAAAGCCGGGCTCGCCGGCACTGACCATGGTGCGCCGCTATTACGGTCTGCGCGAGGAGCTGTTCGAGGTCACGGTGACGACGCATCCGGAGGGACGCTACATCTATACGATGGACATGCAGCGATCGCTGCGGCCGGCGCCGTGA
- a CDS encoding branched-chain amino acid ABC transporter permease, translating to MGQLVVNGLALGSIYALVALGLLLIFNTVQIVNFAQGQLLMLGAFIGISGAVSHELPVAAAWALTMLAMALIGIVFMVLVYFPLRGRPPFLVILTTIAMGIVLENLALIIWGPLPVSLPSPVHGAPLRFAGIVISMHQLFIFATLAVILLLQFLMLTKTRFGILMQATAQDLHTARLVGIPVNRTIAVAFALGAVLSGIAGLLVAPIFLAEPTMGGSLGLKGFVVSVIGGFGNLPGAVIGGLFLGLIETFGARYISSNFRDAYAFIVMIAVLVAWPRGLFGEKSSEKV from the coding sequence ATGGGCCAGCTCGTCGTCAACGGCCTCGCGCTCGGCAGCATCTATGCTCTGGTCGCGCTCGGTCTGCTGCTGATCTTCAACACCGTCCAGATCGTCAACTTCGCCCAGGGACAATTATTGATGCTGGGTGCCTTCATCGGCATCAGCGGCGCGGTGTCGCATGAATTGCCGGTAGCGGCGGCGTGGGCGCTGACCATGCTGGCGATGGCGCTGATCGGCATCGTGTTCATGGTGCTGGTCTACTTTCCGCTGCGCGGCCGGCCGCCGTTCCTGGTGATCCTGACCACGATCGCGATGGGGATCGTTTTGGAAAACCTCGCACTGATCATCTGGGGACCGCTGCCGGTATCGTTGCCCTCGCCGGTTCACGGCGCGCCATTGCGCTTTGCCGGTATCGTGATCTCGATGCATCAGCTTTTTATCTTTGCGACGCTGGCGGTGATCCTGCTGCTGCAATTCCTGATGCTGACAAAAACCCGGTTCGGCATCCTGATGCAGGCAACCGCTCAGGATCTGCATACCGCGCGTCTCGTCGGCATTCCCGTCAACCGCACCATCGCGGTTGCGTTTGCGCTTGGGGCCGTTTTGTCCGGCATCGCCGGGCTTCTGGTGGCGCCGATATTTTTGGCCGAGCCGACCATGGGCGGGAGCCTCGGCTTAAAGGGATTCGTCGTCAGCGTGATCGGCGGCTTCGGCAATCTGCCGGGCGCGGTGATCGGCGGGTTATTCCTCGGCCTGATCGAGACCTTTGGTGCGCGCTATATCTCGTCGAATTTTCGCGACGCCTACGCCTTCATCGTCATGATCGCCGTCCTCGTCGCCTGGCCGCGCGGCCTGTTCGGCGAGAAGAGCAGCGAGAAGGTCTGA
- a CDS encoding Gfo/Idh/MocA family protein, with protein sequence MIEAAIVGLGRWGRNLVEASRGHEQLTIVRAVETDTKGAQGFCAQHQLDLTDNLDAVLADDSIGAVLLATPHSQHSAQVRACAAARKQVFCEKPLALRRADAAAMFDACGEAGIVLAVGHNRRFWPAMRALREVVASGELGTILHVEGHNSNENSQKITSGWRLSPEESPGGGLTGAGLHVLDAFVSMLGPVSRVYAQLTSRDAGPPRLDTALMTLDFANGVTGTLATVRATPLYWRVHVFGTKGSAEVLDERTMVLRMSGREPQRISYPAIDVLRAELDAFADAIETQRPFPVPEADVLTTLSAFEAALQSMTSGLPVNCDGGDDLGA encoded by the coding sequence ATGATCGAAGCCGCAATTGTCGGCCTCGGCCGCTGGGGCCGCAATCTGGTCGAGGCCTCGCGCGGCCACGAGCAACTCACAATCGTCCGCGCCGTGGAGACCGACACCAAGGGCGCGCAGGGCTTTTGCGCGCAACATCAACTCGACTTGACCGACAATCTGGACGCCGTGCTGGCCGATGACAGCATCGGCGCGGTGCTGCTGGCGACGCCGCATTCGCAGCACTCGGCACAGGTGAGGGCCTGCGCCGCCGCGCGCAAGCAAGTGTTTTGCGAAAAGCCGCTGGCGCTAAGGCGCGCCGATGCGGCTGCGATGTTCGACGCCTGCGGCGAAGCCGGCATCGTGCTCGCGGTCGGGCATAACCGGCGCTTTTGGCCCGCGATGCGCGCCTTGCGCGAGGTGGTCGCGAGCGGCGAGCTCGGGACCATCCTTCATGTCGAAGGCCACAACAGCAACGAGAACTCGCAAAAGATCACGTCCGGCTGGCGATTGTCGCCGGAGGAATCGCCCGGCGGCGGACTGACTGGCGCCGGACTTCATGTGCTCGACGCCTTTGTCAGCATGCTCGGTCCGGTCAGTCGCGTCTACGCGCAACTGACCTCGCGCGACGCCGGCCCTCCGCGGCTCGACACGGCTCTCATGACGCTCGATTTCGCCAACGGCGTGACCGGCACATTGGCCACGGTGCGGGCGACGCCGCTTTATTGGCGCGTCCATGTGTTCGGCACCAAGGGCTCCGCCGAAGTGCTGGACGAGCGCACCATGGTCCTGCGCATGAGCGGCCGCGAGCCGCAGCGGATCAGCTATCCCGCGATCGATGTGCTGCGCGCTGAGCTCGACGCCTTCGCCGACGCCATCGAGACGCAGCGGCCGTTTCCGGTGCCGGAAGCGGACGTGCTCACGACATTGTCGGCGTTCGAGGCGGCGCTGCAGTCGATGACATCAGGCCTTCCCGTCAACTGCGATGGCGGTGACGACCTTGGCGCCTAA